The window AGCCAGCGAGACTTAGCTGTTTCATGGTCATGTGCCTCTCCCTGGTTTTTGCCCTTCAACGTGCTGCACCACCGGTGCAACTGGAGGACTTGAGAAAACCAAACCGAAGCGCGCTGGTTCCGCGCAATGTGCGCCTGCGGCAGGCTTTTGTTGAGAGGCGAGCGGGCCGACACTCAGGTCAACGTATGGCGATCTCTCATCTTGCCGGTGAGGGTCACGGAGGGCGAATTCTCCGAGGTTACCCGCAGCTCCGCCGGCAGGGGCGACCGAGGTTGACAAGGTTCTGGTTTTCAACCGGGCGCGGCGGCGGGGTCTGGATCCTGGACAGGCAAAACGCGTTGTTCGGCAGAAACAGGGCACCGCAGGACTTCCATTGGCGTGCGTTTGTGAGTAACGCCCTCACAGAAGACGCAATACATGCGTCGAGAAGGAATGTCCCATGAGCAAACCGACCATCGAACAGACCAGGATGGGCACCGAAGCCATCGCCTTCTGCATCGCGCGCACGCTGATCGAGCGCGACCCGTCGCTGAAGGCGCCGATGCGCGCCAACCTGCGCAAGATGTGGGAATTGCTGGAAGAACGCGAGGACCAAGCCGCCGCCGACATGGTCGATACGCTGATCAAGGCGCTCAACGACCCCGCGTTTTTCAAGCCATAGGCGCGTAGCGCAGATCGTTACCACATCATTAATTCACAATTGATGCTGTTGGTGAACCTTGTCGCAACCAATGCACCTTAAGGTCGCGCCGGTCCGGCGTGGGAGAAACCCGCGCCTGCAATGAGGAGGCTGCGGTGCTGCGTTTGATCTCTCAATTCATCGGCGACGAATCCGGCGCGACCGCGATCGAATACGCGCTGATCGCCGCCGGCATCAGCATGGCGATCATCGTCACCGTGCAGGGCCTCGGCACCACGCTGAGCGGCCGCTATGCGGCGGTGAACGCGTCGCTGAAGTAGACGCATCGGCTGCGCCCAGGCTTGCTGGACGATGCCGTTCGGCAAGACCTACAAGATAATCCGCCCCCGTCTATCAAACGCAATTTTGTGAACGCTCTTATCGCCCGCAGGTCTGCCTCCTATATGCTGACAGGGGACGTTGCGCCCTGTGCATATTTCAACGGGCGATGATGATGACATTGAATCGAAGAACAGCCTTTTCGGCAGCTGCCGTTTTGAGTTTTGCCGCGGCCCTTATGACGTTCCCGGTGACCGCGACACCCGCAGCGGCTGCCGACAACGCGGCGCCGTACTGCATCGCGCGCGGCGGCTCGAACGGCGAGAGCAGCTATGTGGGAAACTGCATCTACTTCGACTACCAGCAGTGCCTGCAGGCCGCCGCAGATACGCGCGGCAACTGCGTGCAGAACATCGATTATCACGGCGGGACCGAGCCGGCGGCAAGACGATCGCGCCGCGCGCGCTAGCATCTTAGCACCGAGCCGGGCGATGCCATGACGCTGAAACGACGACTTACCCTCTCTGCGACAATGCTGCTGGCGATGGCACTAGTGTGTCAGCCGGGCAGCTTCGCGCAGGCGCGGCCTGGCGCCGCCGTGCGATCCGGCATCCCGCCGTTCTGCGTGCTGACTGGCGGGCCACGCGGCCCGGGCAGCGTGCCGCAGATCTGCCGCTTCTTCGACTATCAGTCGTGTCTGCAGGCCGCCGCCGATCTGCACGGCAATTGCGTGATCAACATCGATTACCCCGGGGAGATCACCGGTGCACCGGGGGCGCCGTGGTCGCGCCGCGCGCGCTAGGCTGCGCGCTAGCTGCGTTCAGTTCGATTTGCCTTCGGGATTTTGCACCGGCGTGCCGATCAGCAACGCCTTGTCGATGGCGTCGCGCAACTGGATGGCCGCCGCCGTCGTGCAGCGCAGATGCGCCACCGCGACCGGAACGACCTCGGTGGTGCTGCCGCCGGTCGGCAACACCACACCGGCGCCGAGCATGATGTTGATCAGCCCTTGGTTGTTGCCGAGCGTCGGGCAGAATTCGAAAAAGATGATTGGCGCCGCCGGCAGATCGCGGACCGGGACGAACACTTCGGCGTTCGCTGCGGGCTTGTCGGTCATGGCAGATCCTCAATGTTTTCAATTCGGTGTGGGCGGTTGGAATCCCGTCGCGGTGGCCTCAGGATTAAAATCAGAAAATAGGATTTTAAGCATTGACAGCGTCGCGCTGCAGGGGTAGGGTTACGGCATGCTCCACAATTGGGTTTGAGACAAGCGCAGCACGGCGGCCATTTGTCCGTGCCGCTGCGGCGATGCCGCGCAGGCGCCATCGATCCGGAACATCATTCTCCATCCCGCGTTGCTTGCGACAGGGTGTGCCAAGGGACACCCGAAACGCGACACCCGACAGCAGCGAAGCGAGGGCCTCATGGCAACAAAACAAGACGGTCGAATCGTCGAAACCGCGACCGAGGCGCGCCAGGCCGAACCCGGCCCGTCGGTGTTGGCGCTGCTGACCATAAGCACCGGTCTGGCGGTCCTGATCCTGGGCATCGCCTGGTTCGTGTTTTTCCGCACCTAGGTGCGTGGGAGCGGCGCGCGGCGTCTCAGACGATCTGATCTGACGGTACCAACGACGAGAGTTTCAAACGATGGCAACGAAATCAGCAGCCCGGCCGGTGAAACAACCGGCGCGGGCTATTGGTGCGAGTCGCGTTGTTAAAGCGCCGCCGAGGAAAAGCGTTCCCAGGAAAAGCGCCTCCCAAAAGTCGAAAGAAGAATCCGCCCGCGCCGTCAAATCCGATGCGGACGAAAACCGCGCGGCGGCGATCATTGCGCGCAAGGCGACAATAGCAAAAACCATGCGGCGCGTCGGCGATACCGCGCTTGTTGTCGACGCGAATGACGACGTCGCCGAGCAGAAGATCGCGCGGCACAAGCGTACCGCGGTCGACAAGGCCAGCGATCCGCCGCCGGAGACCGGCATCGCGCTTGTCGAACGCGTGACCCGCGCGGTCGAGCGCGAGCTGATGCAGATCGAGACGATCGTAGGTGGCCACCACGTTCATCCCCAACAGCGTACCGAGGCAGAGCGCCGTGCCCGCACATTGGCGTCGCTTGCCCGCACGCTGAGCGAAGTGCGGCGGCTGCGCGCCGCAGACGAGTTGCAGAGGCCCGCCTATGAGCCCAGCGCTGCCCGAGACCTTGATGAGTTCCGCAAAACGCTTTGGAAGAGACTGGAACAGATGGTCGGAAGACAAACGCCTCTTCCTGATGCTGGGGATGAGCCCGGCTGAAATGGTCGACCTCAGTGCGTATTGGCATCTCTTTGCGCACGAGCATCAACGCCCGCCGAAACTGGCGCCAAATGGAAAGCCGTGGCTGACTTGGCTGATGATCGGCGGCCGCGGTGCCGGCAAGACCCGCATCGAATGACTAGCCTTCGATGCGCACCAGGACAACTTCGAGAGCAATGTGAGGCAGCTGCCGTACCCTGCCAGAGCATACGGCGGTCGTACTTTTGGAGGTCCCCTCGAACTCGAAATCGAGTTCGTCAATGCCAAGTAGAGCAGGCTGGCCGGATGAATGCCGCTTGGTCGAAACCCTGGCTTTGAAAGTGTCCCCGTCTTGAACAAAGGAGCCGCTGTACGTGATGACGGTGTCGCGCCCGGTAAGCTGCTCGTTCGCGATTTCAAGAACTCCCACTCCACCTGCTAGCGCTGTTTTGAACCAGGCTGAATATCGACCGTCCGGAAGCATTTGCGTACTCACTCTTTCGCGCTCGCTTACGCCATCCGGCTGTCGAATTCATGAACGAGATCGATTGCATTCGAATGGCCGGTCCTGAGCTTGCAGCATCTGCGCGTTACAGTGTCCTCGGTCTTGGGCAATGGGGCTGAGCGTGGACTCATGGACCCGCAGGCGTTGACGGACGTCCTCTGCGCGCCGTCACGGATCAGGCAGGAGATCGCGCGAGGCCCGAAAAGCACCATCACGGAGGAACAAACCCGCTCATTCCGGCTTATCCCGGACCGTTCCACAGCCGAGAGATTTTCGATGAGACTGGCAAAGATGGTTTTGACTGGTTCTATGCTCACGGTCATCAGTTCGGTGGCATTGGCCCAGCAAGCGCTGACGGGGATGGTCACCACCATCGATCGGATTAGTGGGACCATCGCCATTCAACAGACGCAAGGCGGTACGGTCGGAGCGAGTACCGGCGGAGCCGCCGAACAATTCAAGGTCCAAGAGAGCTTGTTGAATACGGTGCACGCTGGCGACAAAGTCACATTTTCCGTCAGTGAAACGGGCGGGACGAAGACCATCACGAAACTCGAGAAGCAGTAAATTCCCCCGGTAACACGCTCTCGTCGCGCGGCTCGGCAAAGGCCGATCTGACCGACTGCCGCGTCGCGCGCCTGCGCCGCAGGAGCGCCGCGTTTCATCCGCGATTTCCTCGCAATCGTCGGCAATCCGGAAACCCCTTGCTAACTGCTGTGAAAGGAATCACTGGTATCCTATGCAGCTTCAGGCTGTTTCGCGTTATGTGCCTCATTACCGCGAGGGGTGAACCCGTGTCTGTGAAGGATTTTCTCAAGCAGCGCGCCGTCAATATCGTTGTCGGCGGCAATTATGAGCTGGGCAACTGGCTGGATGCGCAGGGCAGGCCGCGCAGCTTCGCCTGCCGGACCAGCCGCGTGTCGCCGTTCCGGATGATGGTTGCCGCCCCCGTGATCGGCCGAATGGGCGATCGCATCTCCACCTATTTCAGCGATTTCGGCAGCTTGGAAGGCCAGATCAGCGACATCATCGCCGGTGAATTCCTGCTCGAACTCTCCATGACCGGCGCGATGCGCCAGAAGATGGCCGACAAGCTCAACTGGCTGGAGAAGAAGCAGAAGGATTCCAGCGTCCAGGACGCCCGCAAGCAGGCGCGGATCATCCCGGCCAGTCCGCATTCGACGCTGACCTTCGCCGACGGCAGCATTCGCGGCTGCTTCATCATCGATGTCTCGGTGTCCGGCGCTGCGGTCTCGGCGGATGTGCAGCCGGAGATCGGCACGCCGCTGGCGGTGGGCGCCTGCGTCGGCCGCGTCGTCCGGCATCTGCCCGATGGCTTTGCGGTGCAGTTCGTCGAGCCGCAGCTCCGCGCCGATCTGGAGCGACGCATCGCGCGGCCGCCGCAGCTGCGTGTGCCGGCGGGCGCCAAAACGGGGATCAAGGCCGCGCCACGCGCGCCGGACGTCTTGCCGGCGCCGCGCGCCGATGAAGCGGGCGCCGGCTAGCGCCGAGTTCACGAACAGGGACCGGACGGCTGGGGTCGGCCACCTCTTCCATGGGGAGAGGGAGCGCGCTGCTGTCGCCGGGATCTCAGCGTGCTGTTTGTTTCAATCCAGACGGATAGGACTCTCGCAGCGCTTAAGGCGACGCGCGGATGCGGCGTGGTGCTCCGCCGATCCGGGGCCCATGCGTCACCGCGTCCGCGGCACGAGTCCTTGCAATAAAGGACCGCCATGTCCGACCTGATCCGCATTTTCACGGAGCGTGGCGATCTCGCGCATCTGGCGCTGCTGCTGTGGGCGTCAGCGGCCAGCGCTGCGGCGTGGCTGCTGCTGCGCGAGCTGGCGGCGGCCTCAAAGCGCTTCGACGATTTCGTCCGCGAACTCGAACTGTTCAACCGCCGCGCCGGCCGGCGCAGCCGCAATACCGACGACACCGACCGCGACTGAGAGGGAATTTCCGATGGATGATTTGCACAGCATGCTGAGTTCAATCTGCACCGAGACCAAATCCGGCAAGGATCATCTCAACGTGTTTCGCGAATTCCTCACCCATCTCGACCAGTTGCAGCGCAAGGCGCCGGTGAAAGCAGCGCGCGCGAAAGCGCCGATGCGGCGCAAGGTGCTGAAACGGGTGAAAGCGGGGTAGCTCTTCTTTCTTTCCCTCCCCCAAGCGAAGCGAAGCTGCGCGCGGTGGGGTCGCGCGGGCGAATTCGCCCGCGCTGGGGTGGCGCGTGCGAGCGAAGCTCGTAACGCGTCGGGTGGGGCGACACGAGCGCTGCGCTCGTGGCACCCCCACCCCGGCCTCCGCTTCGGACGATGCTGCGTATCGCCGCGCGCTCGGCCGACCCTCCCCGCAAGGGGAGGGAGATTGCCCGCGCTCGCGCCTGAACATCGAAAACATTTTGCTTTTCATCACCCCGCACCCTGCGAGGCCGCCGATGCACGCCCCGTTACTGCCGCCCTCGCGCCTGACGCTGGCCGCCGATGGCATCGTGGAGGACTATGCCAGCCTGTTCGGCGAGATCGATCAGGCCCGCGACATGGTGATGCCCGGCGCGTTCACCGACACGCTGAAGCAGCGCGGCCTGCGAAAAATCCCGATGCTGTTCCAGCACGATCCCTCAGAACCCGTCGGCGTCTGGCTCGAACTCGTCGAAGACTTTCGCGGCTTGCGCGCGCGCGGCCGGCTGATCCCCGATGTCGCCCGGGCCCGCGAATTGCTGGCGCTGCTGCGCGCCGGCGTGGTCGATGGGCTCTCGATCGGCTATCGCACCGTGCGCGGCCGGGTCGAGCCGCGCACGCGGGTGCGCAAGCTGTACCAGGTCGATCTCTGGGAAATCTCCATCGTCACCTTTCCGCTGCTCAACGGTGCCCGCGTCAACGCGGTGAAGGAAGCGCCGCCGTCGCGGCTGCGCGCGCAGGCCGAGCGGGAATGGCAGGCGATGCAGCAGGGCGGGACATCGATGAGCTTGGACGGCGTCGCGGAGGCACCGGCGCCGTTCATCCGGCGCGGCTGCGCAGAGCACGTTGCCCTGCGCGGCCGCGCCGATCGCAAGCGCGCACTGCAAAGCGTGGCGGGACGCGGCGCGGAGACGCGGTGATGTCGAAGTATCAAGACGTTGATGACGCGCATCGACGACGCGCGTCAGCGCGCCCGCTTCATGCGGCCGGACGCCGCGCGTTACATGCGGCCCCGATGCGGCGCGCTACATCCGCCCCGACGTCGCGCGCCTTCTCGAGCCCGGTACGAATCCCGCCAACGTGTTTACGGCGCTGGATCGGAAATACGCTATTACTTGACGCAATTCTTAATTACTTGATGCAGGTCTTGTCAGCTGCCAAAGCTGTTTGTGCTGATGCCTGTGTCGGATGAGCAGCGCCGATAACCTTCATTTTGCTGCCAGCGGCAGGCTGGGCATTGACAACTTCACACTTCATCGTGGCGTTATCCTGAGCCACGTAGTACGAGGACGCGCCTGATGGCGGCGCTTGACCGGTAGTTTTGTCCTGCGCGAATGAAGGTGCCGCGAATGCGAAAATAGCGACCGTCGCTAAAAGAATTTTCTTCATGGTGTCTACCTCCGTATTGGAAAGGGAGAAAATAGATCAGCCGATATAAAGGTTCCGGCGATGGTGGATTTATTTTTTTTGACCCCCAGCCGAAGATTAATTCGCCCCCTGGTGGCGTAGTGCAATATGCAGCACACTTGACGATGATGTCGAAGTATCAAGACGTTGATGACGCGCATCAGCGCGCGCTACATGCGGCCGGATGCGGCGCGGTATATGCGGTCCGATAAGGCACGCTGGATCCGCCCCGACGTTGCGCGCTTTCTCAAGCCCGAGCGACAAAGGTCCGCGCAAATTGACGCAGCGCAATAGACGCTTTCGTCCCGCGCTTTTGATAGACCCTGCCTAAAATGCTGCTAGGCTTAACATGCGGCTTGAAGACGACACCCCGGAATGGAGAGTTGCGTGAGCGAATCACTTCATCCAAGCGCGCCCCATCATCTCCCAGGCTTCATCACTGCCCCCGGCGACACGGATACCCTGATGGTGGTGGTCGGCATCATCCTGCTCGGCTCCGTGCTGATGGTCGGCAATCTTTATCTGCAGTTGCACAGTCTGCCGGAGCGCATGGCGCACAAGTCGCAAAAGCTGCAGTTCGAGATCGTGGCCGTCCTGGGCTTGCTGGCGCTCTTTACGCACAACCATCTATTTTGGGTGATCGGGCTGTTGCTGGCCATGGTCGATTTGCCCGATTTCGGCACGCCGCTGCGCAGGATCGCGGGATCGGTCGAGAAAATCGCCGGCGGACCGCCCGGCGACGAAGCGGCCCGGACGGCCGGTGAGGATGCCGCTCACGCGGTTGCTGCTGAAAAGCCGGACGTGATGCAAGCCGGCGCCGTCAAGAGCGAGGTGCAAAGCCATGCTTGAGCTGCTGCTCTGCTCCCTGCTCACCATCTTTCCGGACTATCTCTATCGCCGCTACCGGCAGGGCAAGCGCCTCGGCCAGGAGATCACCTTCTACTCGGTCTGGTTCGAACTGCGGTGGGGCATCACGGCCTGCCTGATGCTGACCGTCTCGCTGATCACGGTGATCTTCTATTTTCATCCGTCGACCTCGACGGCGACCTTGTACTACAGGACCGTGCCGATCGTTCCCGAGGTCAACGGCCGGGTGGCGGCCGTTCATGTTGAATTCAGCGCGCCCGTCAAGAAGGGTGACGTGATATTCAAGCTGGACAGTGCCAAACAGGAAGCCGCCATGGAAACGGCCCGGCGCAAGATTGCCGAAGTCGATGCCGCCACGCTGTCCGCGCAGTCGGATATTCTCAAGGCGGAGGGGCAGATTCAGGAAGCCAAGGGTGCCTATCAGCAGGCGTCGGACGAGCTGGACACCAAGCGCGAACTGCAGAAGCGCAGTCCCGGCATGGTGCCGACGCGTGACATCGAAAAGCTCGAGGTGCTGCTCGCGGGACGTCAAGGCACGCTGGATTCCGTAAACGCTGCGAAACAGTCCGCGACGATCCGCGTGACCGCGCTTCTCCCCGCAGAGAAGGCCAGCGCCGAGGCGGCGCTGGCCGAGGCGCAGGTGGATCTGGACAAGACCTCTATTCGTGCCGGGGTCGATGGGCGCGTCGAGCAGTTCGCGTTGCGCGCGGGGGACATCGTCAATCCGATGATACGGTCTGCCGGTATTCTCATTCCCGACAATGCGGGACGCGCCCTATCAGCAGGGTTCGGACAAATCGAAGCGCAGGTCATGAAGGTCGGAATGGTCGCCGAGGCGACCTGCATTTCAAAACCCTGGACGATCATCCCGATGGTGGTGACCGGTGTGCAGAATTACATCGCCGCGGGCCAGTTCCGGGGTGGCGAGCAACTGGTCGAAGCGCAGCAGGTGCTGGCTCCGGGTACCATTCTCGCGTTTCTGGAGCCTATGTATAAAGGCGGCCTTGACGGCGTGACGCTGGGAAGCAGCTGCGTAGTCAACGCCTATACCAGCAACCACGATAAGATTGCCGCGAAGGAAACCGGCGCATTCAAGCGTTTCGCATTGCATGCCGTCGATGCCGTCGGCATCGTGCACGCGATGCTGCTGCGCGTCCAGGCGCTGCTGCTTCCGATCAAGACGCTGGCGCTGAGCGGGCACTGAATTTTGTTTGAACGCTGCGCGTAACGGAGATCGCGATCTATACAGACCATTGGCATCATTTCGGTGCCATGCCGCGGCATTTTGCTGCGCATAAGCATCTGGATGAAGTACGTACTCTTAGAACCATAGCGACACGGCGCTGCAGGGAATGAGATCGGTGAGGGCTCCGGTTAACCTGCGGATGTCGCTTGTTGCCCCATTTCGGAAGTCGTGATCCAGCGGACTGCCCCGCATACGTCACATGGATGAAACAACCTTCAAGCCGGCGACGATTTCATGATTGGAACGTTCGCGCTGGATGGCCCAAAGAAATGGAATGGCTTGCCCGTCAAGCGATACGAGGCGGCAAGTCTTACCGAAGAATTCGGAGAAGGTTTTGAACTAATAGATTCTCGGCGACACGATCATTCGACGCCTTGGAATTCCACAGAGCGGGTTCAACCTTGCACTTTTCCGCGTGTCGCCTAAATTCAAAGTGTTCTGTATAGCCTTATTCGGATTAGAGACACGCACGCGTATGATACAACTTGAATCGACTATCACCTGTCCGCAGTGCGGCTATCAGTCGTTAGAGACGATGCCAACCGATGCGTGTCAGTTTTTCTATGATTGCAAAGGTTGCGGCGCGCGCCTGAAACCAAAAGCTGGTGACTGTTGCGTGTTTTGCTCTTACGGCTCAGTCTCATGTCCACCTATGCAAGAGGGAGGCTCGTGCTGCGCGTAGTGCGATAGGGAGATATAAGCGGTCGGCCGCAAAGGAACCTACCTTGAGACTTGTGCAGGTACCGTTGGCACGACGTGGGAAGCGATCCAGGAAAATGCCGCGCGACCGAACGTGCTCGCAAGACCTGCGATCACGGTCGCAGTGCCAAGGTTCCAAATCAAAATCATGATCGTCGCATCCAGGTCATGAATCAGCGAAAGCGCGAAAGAGGTCATGGCCGCGATGGCTAAGCCGCCCATGGCGCTGACGGCGGTTGGACGCAACGCCGCTGCGTGACGTAGCATGATCAGCATCGTGATCGCCAGAGGAACGCTCGTTAGCAAGAGGGTCGCGAAGCATCGGACAGCCTCGCCCATGCGAATGCCCTCCGAACCCATGTTGACCCAGTCCGTCAGGCATCCATAGCCCATCATGGATACCCAAATTGCCAGCGCTGGTGCCGGCAGAAGAAGCCACCAGCGTGAGCCGTCCGGCATACTCACGTTAAAGGATGCAATCGCAGCCAGGATGCCTGTCGCGAGTGCGCCGACCATACTGACGACAAAAATCGGCTGCTGTAGCCGCATCGCAATGTCCGATCGCAATCCATGCGCAACGCCAAGAAGCGCTAGAATAGCCGCAGCCAGCAGCAGCCAAAGCCCCGCGCGAACAAGCGGAGGATAAAGTCGACGAACCGGCGTCGCAGCCTCGACCAGTTTGTCGATGAGGTCGGGCGTCCTAATCATGGCTTTCGCCCTTCAGCAGCTGGCGCAGATTCTTGATCGCACGATGGGTTGCAACCTTCAGGGCCGCGATCGACCGCCCGGTCATTGTTGCGGCCTCCTTCAGAGACATTTCGTTGAGCTTCAACATCTTGATAGCTTCGCGTTGGTCCGGAGGTAATTTTTCGATTGCGTCTCCTAACGCAAATTCTCCCGTATAATCCATGTTCGCTGGAGCCTCGGAAAAGGTTTCATGCTTGATGGATAGTTCGACCTCGCGCGCCTTCTGACGGGTCTCGCGACGCAGCCGATCGATGATCCGCCGGTTCGCAATGGCGACGAGCCATGGTCCGAACGGGCGGGCCGGATCATATGTATTGCGGATCGAGTGAACGGTTAGAAGGACATCCTGAACCGCATCTTCGATATCGGTGGCTTGTCGGAAACACCTTGATGCGATCGAACGGACATAAGGTTCCATCTCCTCAAGAAGTGTCCGATAAGCCTGACGGTCGCCATCCTGAGCGCGCGCCATCAGTTTCGACCAGTCGAGCTGACCGGTCGATCTTGCCGACGAAACCAGCGTCAATCGCGTGGCGTTCGGCTGCGGTGCATCGGGCTTACGGTAAATCGCCATTGGTGACCGGAGAATAATTTGGCAGTTGCGCGATCCCGCAACCGCCGACGCTGGAAAATACACCGGCACTATCGGCAGCGACAGCAAACAATTTTTCTGGGGCGGAGTAACCTTTTTCGGACTCCCGTCGAACCTCCCGTGTGAGTCTCGCATTCGGGACACAACAGGAGGGGAAGACATCATGAACCGCCGTCTGCTTGCGCTATCCACACTGACGACCGCCGTTGGCCTTGCACTTGCCATGCAGGCCCCCACCGTCCAGGCCCAGGGGATGGCCAACCCGCCCCAGGCTGTGAAGGACAATATGGCGCGTATGAGCAAGGACAAGCTCGAGAAATGCTACGGCATCAATGCCGCCGCGAAGAACGATTGTGCCGAAGGCGCTCATTCCTGCGCCGGTCAGGCGACCCAGGCGCGTGACGTGAAGTCGTTCGTGCTGCTGCCGGCCGGCGACTGTGCCAAGATCCAGGGCGGCAAGACGTCCGCGACCTGAGACCGAGCTGATGACCAATCCCATCATCAGCCAAGCCAGGCTGATTCCGGCGAAAGCCGGGATCGGGCTGCGCTTTCAGCATCACCAAACCGTGCTTGATACCCGCCCGGATGTAGCCTGGATGGAGGTTCATACCGAGAATTACATGGGGGGCGGCACGCCGCTGCGGTATCTGGACGCTATCCGCCGCGATACTCCGATATCGTTGCATGGGGTCGGGTTGTCGCTTGGTAGCGCTGAGGGAATCGATCCATTACATCTTGAACGAATCCGCAAAGTTGCCGAGCGGATCGAGCCCGGACTGATGTCGGAGCATATCGCCTGGAACCTAGTCGGCGGGACCTATCTCGCCGATCTGCTGCCATTGCCGATGACCGAAGAAGCGCTTGATGTCGTCTGCCGCCATGTCGATCAAACGCAAGCGTATTTGAAGCGCCGCATTCTCGTCGAAAACCCTTCGACCTACGTCGCCTTTGGCAATTCTATCATTCCGGAATGGGAATTCATGGTGGCGGTAGCGCAGCGCACCGGTTGTGGCATCCTTTGCGACGTCAACAATATCTGCGTCAGCGCCCACAACCACGGCTGGGATGCGTCGGCCTATATCGCTGCCTTGCCTGCTGACATGGTTGGTGAAATCCACCTCGCCGGATACAGCAGCCGGACATTTCCAGATGGCAGCACGCTGCGGATCGATGATCACGGCTCCCGCGTCAGCGAAGACGTCTGGTCGCTGTATCAAAAAGCAATCGCGCTGTTTGGTCCGGTCCCGACGTTGATCGAATGGGACAACGAGGTGCCGCCGCTGGAAGTTCTGCTTCAGGAGGCTAACCACGCCGCGCAGCTCATCACAGAGTCTGGAAGGGGAGCCGCCCGTGCCGACGCTGCTTGAGATGCAGACCGCGATGCAGAAAAGCATTGTTTATCGGGACAACGATGCTGTCTCGGTGATGCTTGCTGAGCACGTCAGCTCGGATCACCTGGACATTTATCGCAATACATTCCTATTTGGACTGACCAAAGCGCTTCAGCTCTGTTTTCCTGTTGTCCGGAAACTTGTCGGCGACGACTTTTTTGAAGCTACGGCACAACTCTTCATTGCCGAGCATCCGCCGCGGGTGGCGTGGTTGGATCGCTATGGCGGAGAGCTTCCTGAGTTTCTGAGTTCGTTCCCCCCCGCTGCGACGATTCCTTATCTCGGCGACGTTGCCACGCTGGAATGGGCGGTGAATTGCGCGCTCCACGCAACCGATACCGAACGCCTTGATTTGACGAAGCTCGATGCGATCCGGTCGGAAGACCAGGCTCGCATTTGCTTTGCCGCCAATCCGTCCATCCAGCTTCTACATCTCGCCTGCCCGGCCGATGAAATCTGGCGAGCGATTCTCGCGGAGGATAATGACGCTCTCGGGACCATCGATATCGATGCTGGTTCGGTACATCTTCTCGTTGAGAGAAACATCGCGGGCGCCGGAGTCGAGGTTGAGCGTC is drawn from Nitrobacteraceae bacterium AZCC 2146 and contains these coding sequences:
- a CDS encoding hypothetical protein (product_source=COG3219; cog=COG3219; pfam=PF09836), coding for MPTLLEMQTAMQKSIVYRDNDAVSVMLAEHVSSDHLDIYRNTFLFGLTKALQLCFPVVRKLVGDDFFEATAQLFIAEHPPRVAWLDRYGGELPEFLSSFPPAATIPYLGDVATLEWAVNCALHATDTERLDLTKLDAIRSEDQARICFAANPSIQLLHLACPADEIWRAILAEDNDALGTIDIDAGSVHLLVERNIAGAGVEVERLSLTAWQLLSDLCAGRSIEAVIEAAGDLDVSAALAEHLALGRFTGFALLQHSVVPIEPTAGRG
- a CDS encoding uncharacterized protein (UPF0276 family) (product_source=COG3220; cog=COG3220; ko=KO:K09930; pfam=PF05114; superfamily=51658), which translates into the protein MTNPIISQARLIPAKAGIGLRFQHHQTVLDTRPDVAWMEVHTENYMGGGTPLRYLDAIRRDTPISLHGVGLSLGSAEGIDPLHLERIRKVAERIEPGLMSEHIAWNLVGGTYLADLLPLPMTEEALDVVCRHVDQTQAYLKRRILVENPSTYVAFGNSIIPEWEFMVAVAQRTGCGILCDVNNICVSAHNHGWDASAYIAALPADMVGEIHLAGYSSRTFPDGSTLRIDDHGSRVSEDVWSLYQKAIALFGPVPTLIEWDNEVPPLEVLLQEANHAAQLITESGRGAARADAA
- a CDS encoding putative membrane protein (product_source=COG5572; cath_funfam=1.10.1580.10; cleavage_site_network=SignalP-noTM; cog=COG5572; pfam=PF10048) — its product is MNRRLLALSTLTTAVGLALAMQAPTVQAQGMANPPQAVKDNMARMSKDKLEKCYGINAAAKNDCAEGAHSCAGQATQARDVKSFVLLPAGDCAKIQGGKTSAT
- a CDS encoding RNA polymerase sigma-70 factor (ECF subfamily) (product_source=KO:K03088; cath_funfam=1.10.10.10,1.10.1740.10; cog=COG1595; ko=KO:K03088; pfam=PF04542,PF08281; superfamily=88659,88946; tigrfam=TIGR02937) translates to MLSLPIVPVYFPASAVAGSRNCQIILRSPMAIYRKPDAPQPNATRLTLVSSARSTGQLDWSKLMARAQDGDRQAYRTLLEEMEPYVRSIASRCFRQATDIEDAVQDVLLTVHSIRNTYDPARPFGPWLVAIANRRIIDRLRRETRQKAREVELSIKHETFSEAPANMDYTGEFALGDAIEKLPPDQREAIKMLKLNEMSLKEAATMTGRSIAALKVATHRAIKNLRQLLKGESHD
- a CDS encoding hypothetical protein (product_source=COG4944; cog=COG4944; pfam=PF06532; superfamily=55221; transmembrane_helix_parts=Inside_1_23,TMhelix_24_46,Outside_47_60,TMhelix_61_83,Inside_84_89,TMhelix_90_112,Outside_113_126,TMhelix_127_149,Inside_150_157,TMhelix_158_180,Outside_181_183,TMhelix_184_206,Inside_207_228), which produces MIRTPDLIDKLVEAATPVRRLYPPLVRAGLWLLLAAAILALLGVAHGLRSDIAMRLQQPIFVVSMVGALATGILAAIASFNVSMPDGSRWWLLLPAPALAIWVSMMGYGCLTDWVNMGSEGIRMGEAVRCFATLLLTSVPLAITMLIMLRHAAALRPTAVSAMGGLAIAAMTSFALSLIHDLDATIMILIWNLGTATVIAGLASTFGRAAFSWIASHVVPTVPAQVSR